Proteins encoded by one window of Enterococcus faecalis:
- a CDS encoding PucR family transcriptional regulator — translation MIIENLSQLYPKGYLSKTIGSEATYSIPVDDQFFIVNKAFLSIKEQHLLEALFPISENPTITGNHPWFSYLFQQAKLPAEGTFRMLQIQTNVTKELQAEWQFNLTKMFPDTVDCFSPSNNMYILVEEQSKNTFQQEEIQGIFLTLDTDFDCTSAVFVGNFYSSEDILRRCFHEEQRIFSEELNSSSRTTVFSLTDVALHYFTKEAMSQNVLVEYYRRLLNKDTDIQPIISALWKNQGNISSTAKDLFMHRNTLHYRLEKFFEQTGLSLKKMDDLIFCYLLLRK, via the coding sequence ATGATTATTGAAAATTTATCTCAGCTTTATCCCAAAGGCTATTTATCAAAAACAATTGGTTCCGAAGCCACCTATTCAATTCCTGTTGACGACCAATTTTTCATTGTGAATAAAGCTTTCTTAAGTATTAAAGAACAGCATTTGTTGGAAGCGCTTTTCCCAATTTCTGAAAACCCAACAATTACTGGTAACCATCCTTGGTTCAGTTACTTATTTCAACAGGCAAAATTACCTGCCGAAGGGACCTTTCGTATGTTGCAAATTCAAACGAATGTCACAAAAGAATTACAAGCTGAATGGCAATTTAATTTAACAAAGATGTTTCCAGATACAGTTGATTGTTTCAGTCCAAGTAATAATATGTATATTTTAGTTGAAGAACAGTCAAAAAATACCTTTCAACAAGAAGAAATTCAAGGAATCTTTTTAACATTAGATACAGACTTTGATTGCACTAGTGCTGTATTTGTTGGCAATTTTTATTCCTCTGAAGACATTCTCCGGCGTTGTTTCCATGAAGAACAACGTATTTTTTCAGAAGAACTTAATTCCTCTAGTCGGACGACTGTTTTTAGTTTAACCGATGTTGCCCTCCACTATTTTACCAAGGAAGCCATGAGCCAAAATGTACTTGTTGAGTATTATCGTCGTTTATTAAATAAAGACACCGATATTCAGCCAATCATCAGCGCTTTGTGGAAAAATCAAGGCAATATCAGCTCCACTGCAAAAGATTTATTTATGCATCGAAATACTTTACACTATCGGTTGGAAAAGTTTTTTGAACAAACTGGCTTATCTTTAAAAAAAATGGATGATTTAATCTTTTGTTATTTGTTATTAAGAAAGTAG
- a CDS encoding helix-turn-helix domain-containing protein, with protein MDRVKTSARLKQLMSERNLKQVDILRLSEPYQKELNIKMSKSTLSQYVTGKQSPDQNRIYLLSKTLDVNEAWLMGFDVSKKRIPDEQRSSEKDDFDIVPIFNQLEPKLQQLIYNEAKSHLEKQNKASNNVVNINKKKYDTLAAHSPDPDKVFTDEEKLKINQFLDKVDADYDRKQKECKHLFDDDSDDKE; from the coding sequence AAAACAAGTTGATATTCTGCGTTTGTCAGAACCATATCAAAAAGAATTAAATATAAAAATGAGTAAAAGTACTTTGTCACAATATGTAACTGGAAAGCAATCACCTGACCAAAATAGAATTTATCTTTTGTCAAAAACTTTAGATGTTAACGAAGCGTGGCTAATGGGGTTTGATGTCTCTAAAAAAAGAATCCCTGACGAACAAAGATCTAGTGAAAAAGATGACTTCGACATAGTACCTATATTCAACCAGTTAGAACCCAAGCTCCAACAGCTTATATATAACGAAGCTAAGTCTCATTTAGAAAAACAAAACAAAGCTTCTAATAACGTGGTTAACATTAACAAGAAAAAATATGATACTTTAGCTGCGCATTCACCAGACCCTGATAAAGTATTTACTGATGAAGAGAAACTTAAAATTAATCAATTTCTAGATAAAGTGGATGCTGATTATGATAGGAAGCAAAAAGAATGTAAACATCTTTTTGATGATGATTCAGATGATAAAGAATAA
- a CDS encoding PhzF family phenazine biosynthesis protein, with the protein MKITAYVASAFSKNHEGGNKAGVVFMTQPLTRTQKMAIAKELGFAETAFISDSKIADFRLEYFTPKEEVDLCGHATIGAFTIMKHLNKLLQTEYTIETNSGLLAITANGEQLFMEQTVPTFYDTLTLEELSGCFDLNAVATAFPIQIVSTGLKDILVPIKNAQLLQDLQPNFEKIKLLSQKYRVIGMHLFALSEENIICRNFAPLYDIDEEAATGTSNGALACYLHHHQILQKTNYTFVQGYTLNAPSEVLVCLNTTPQKTIDQVLVGGRGYYVETKELFL; encoded by the coding sequence ATGAAAATTACCGCATATGTCGCTAGTGCATTTAGTAAAAACCACGAAGGTGGCAACAAAGCAGGCGTTGTTTTTATGACACAGCCCTTAACGAGAACCCAAAAAATGGCCATCGCCAAAGAACTAGGATTTGCAGAAACTGCTTTTATTTCAGACTCAAAGATTGCTGATTTCCGCCTTGAATATTTTACACCAAAAGAAGAAGTCGACTTATGTGGCCACGCGACAATTGGCGCTTTCACCATTATGAAGCACTTAAATAAATTATTGCAAACAGAATATACAATCGAAACGAACAGCGGTTTGCTCGCAATCACGGCTAACGGTGAACAACTATTTATGGAACAAACTGTCCCAACTTTTTATGATACGCTCACTTTAGAAGAATTGAGCGGCTGCTTTGATTTAAACGCAGTGGCAACTGCTTTTCCTATCCAGATTGTGTCAACGGGCCTAAAAGATATTTTGGTTCCCATTAAAAATGCGCAATTATTACAGGATTTACAACCAAACTTTGAAAAAATTAAGTTACTTAGTCAAAAGTATAGAGTTATCGGGATGCATCTTTTTGCTTTGTCTGAAGAAAATATCATTTGTAGGAATTTTGCACCCCTTTATGACATCGATGAAGAAGCCGCTACTGGTACATCAAACGGTGCGTTAGCTTGTTATCTGCACCATCACCAAATTTTACAAAAAACCAATTACACTTTCGTCCAAGGTTATACCTTAAACGCTCCTTCAGAAGTCTTAGTGTGTTTGAACACTACACCTCAAAAGACAATTGATCAAGTTCTAGTTGGTGGCAGAGGCTATTATGTTGAAACAAAAGAATTATTTTTATAA
- a CDS encoding ImmA/IrrE family metallo-endopeptidase: MMIQMIKNNFQEYFMNEYELLVSEVQKKAPVIETDLFQNTGCYGLYRDGRIYIEKSLSLIKKRNVLAEELGHHDTSFGDILNQDCLENRKQELKARQYALEQLVTLDDLIKCSESGFSNHYTCAEFLGVDVETLKNVLAYYRQKFGDTHFYKGRIFEFNDLSVMILNTNLQ, encoded by the coding sequence ATGATGATTCAGATGATAAAGAATAATTTTCAGGAGTATTTTATGAACGAATATGAGCTGTTGGTGTCAGAGGTACAGAAAAAAGCACCAGTTATTGAAACAGATTTGTTTCAAAATACTGGATGCTATGGTTTGTACCGTGATGGTAGAATTTATATTGAAAAATCGTTGAGTCTAATAAAAAAAAGGAATGTGCTAGCTGAGGAACTTGGCCACCACGATACATCGTTTGGTGACATATTAAACCAAGATTGTTTAGAAAATCGTAAACAAGAACTAAAAGCTAGACAATATGCTTTAGAACAATTAGTCACTTTGGATGATCTAATTAAGTGTTCAGAATCAGGATTCAGTAATCATTACACGTGTGCTGAATTTTTAGGGGTAGACGTTGAAACGCTCAAAAATGTACTCGCCTATTATCGACAAAAATTTGGTGATACCCATTTTTATAAAGGAAGAATTTTCGAGTTTAATGATTTATCAGTCATGATTTTAAATACAAATTTACAATAA
- the tadA gene encoding tRNA adenosine(34) deaminase TadA — MGKKETTLTQEEKEFFMREAIAEAKKAEGLAEVPIGAVIVRQGEIIGRGHNLREARQEATAHAEMYAIQEACRGIENWRLEETQLFVTLEPCPMCSGAMLLARIPEVYYGATDPKAGTAGTLMNLLEDERFNHVAYVEAGVLEEECRLLLVQFFKKLRAKRKEEKLLKNQKKD; from the coding sequence TTGGGAAAAAAAGAAACAACGTTAACACAAGAAGAAAAAGAATTTTTTATGCGAGAAGCCATTGCAGAAGCGAAAAAAGCAGAAGGTTTGGCTGAGGTGCCTATTGGAGCTGTAATTGTTCGGCAAGGGGAAATTATTGGCCGCGGGCATAATCTGAGAGAAGCACGGCAAGAAGCAACGGCGCATGCAGAAATGTATGCAATCCAAGAAGCGTGTCGCGGGATAGAAAATTGGCGTCTAGAAGAAACCCAATTATTTGTAACTTTAGAGCCTTGTCCAATGTGTAGTGGGGCGATGCTTTTAGCACGAATTCCAGAAGTTTATTATGGCGCAACCGATCCTAAAGCAGGCACTGCTGGCACATTGATGAATTTATTAGAAGATGAACGCTTCAATCATGTGGCCTATGTCGAAGCAGGCGTTTTAGAAGAAGAGTGTCGCTTATTGCTAGTTCAGTTCTTTAAAAAGTTACGGGCAAAGAGAAAAGAAGAGAAACTTTTAAAAAATCAAAAGAAAGACTAG
- a CDS encoding tyrosine-type recombinase/integrase, translating to MWIEELPNGKYKYFERYKDPYTEKYRRVSVTLNSKSNQAKKQAMMELQDKINNRMEKKDQKKVSLENLLNSWWQQHQLSIRKTSVKAYGKILKYIFSNMNVDVLIRNTDTKFFQDFINDLPHSWEYKKKFKSVLNMSFTYAQDMGMIDENPINRVKVVKPPLTKENFENIESKYLEEREVYQLLSYYYSTFQSVHHGRLAEFMYLTGLRAGEAISLTINDYVKNEHAILVNGTLDYSNGYKNATKELPKTLASFRKVELSNRAVEIIEELILEREIKFKEQTNYLFVGKTGNPIQVNSFNASLKKANESLGKNKINKTISSHIFRHSHISLLAELNVPVKAIMERVGHVDTETTLKIYTHVTKKAKTNLVEALNKYGK from the coding sequence TTGTGGATTGAGGAACTTCCTAATGGAAAATATAAATACTTTGAGCGATATAAAGATCCGTACACAGAAAAATATCGACGTGTTTCAGTTACACTTAATTCGAAGTCTAACCAAGCGAAAAAACAAGCGATGATGGAGTTACAGGATAAGATTAATAATCGAATGGAGAAAAAAGATCAAAAAAAAGTATCATTAGAGAATCTCTTAAATAGCTGGTGGCAACAACATCAATTATCTATTAGGAAAACATCAGTTAAAGCTTACGGAAAAATTTTAAAATATATATTTTCCAATATGAATGTTGATGTACTCATAAGAAACACAGATACAAAATTTTTCCAAGACTTTATTAATGATTTACCGCATTCGTGGGAGTATAAGAAAAAATTCAAAAGTGTGCTTAACATGTCCTTCACTTATGCACAAGACATGGGAATGATTGATGAAAATCCTATCAATAGAGTGAAAGTTGTTAAACCCCCACTAACAAAAGAAAATTTTGAAAATATAGAAAGTAAATACCTCGAAGAGAGAGAGGTTTATCAATTATTAAGCTATTATTATTCTACATTTCAAAGTGTCCATCATGGTCGTTTAGCAGAGTTTATGTATTTAACTGGATTAAGAGCTGGTGAAGCAATTAGTCTTACTATAAATGATTATGTAAAAAATGAACATGCTATTTTAGTTAATGGGACTTTGGATTATTCTAACGGTTATAAAAACGCTACAAAAGAATTACCTAAAACTCTAGCATCATTCAGGAAAGTAGAATTATCAAATAGAGCTGTAGAAATAATCGAAGAGTTAATTTTAGAAAGAGAAATAAAATTCAAAGAGCAAACAAATTATCTATTTGTTGGCAAAACGGGCAACCCAATTCAAGTTAATTCATTCAATGCCTCTCTAAAGAAAGCTAATGAAAGTCTAGGTAAAAATAAAATAAACAAAACTATATCAAGTCATATTTTTAGACATTCTCATATTTCACTACTTGCAGAATTAAATGTACCAGTAAAAGCAATAATGGAACGTGTAGGCCACGTTGACACGGAAACAACTTTAAAAATTTATACTCATGTTACAAAAAAAGCTAAAACAAATCTGGTAGAAGCTCTAAATAAATATGGCAAGTAA